From a region of the Candida albicans SC5314 chromosome 1, complete sequence genome:
- the PRN3 gene encoding Prn3p (Protein similar to pirin; induced by Mnl1 under weak acid stress; Hap43-repressed; Spider biofilm induced) has translation MSVRSIAKVVTPNPPRPGSPVKIRNSIGSSNQFNPFLLFDHFTIPSTGGFPAHPHRGQETITLVLKGGVAHEDFTGSKGVLYPGDLQFMTAGKGVVHSEMPVPNEDGSPSVGLQLWVDLPNDMKDVKPRYRDLREWEIPQVVADDGKVIVKVISGKSHGVESQKELAYTPINYYHYKVKAGGKFKQELSPGFNYFLYVLNGKNLKLNGNTTVDKYQTAFFNETGDYITGENTATEETEANESEFVLIGGKILNQKPVQYGPFVASSKTGITKALLDYELARNGFEHRVKWNSLISRGVNKSMVTGPLNGCPKKRAADKKSYLDSKI, from the coding sequence atgTCAGTAAGATCAATTGCTAAAGTCGTTACCCCAAATCCACCAAGACCAGGATCTCCAGTGAAAATCAGAAACTCAATTGGAtcatcaaatcaatttaatccatttttattatttgatcaTTTCACAATTCCATCAACTGGTGGTTTCCCAGCTCATCCCCATCGTGGCCAAGAAACAATTACCTTAGTGTTAAAAGGTGGTGTTGCTCATGAAGATTTCACTGGTTCAAAAGGTGTTTTATATCCAGGTGATCTACAATTTATGACTGCTGGTAAAGGTGTTGTTCATTCGGAAATGCCAGTACCTAATGAAGATGGTTCACCTAGTGTTGGTTTACAATTATGGGTTGATTTACCTAATGATATGAAAGATGTGAAACCAAGATATAGAGATTTGAGAGAATGGGAGATTCCACAGGTGGTTGCAGACGATGGAAAAGTTATTGTCAAAGTTATTTCTGGAAAATCACATGGTGTAGAGTCTCAAAAGGAATTAGCATATACTccaattaattattatcattataaaGTCAAAGCTGGTGGTAAGTttaaacaagaattacTGCCtggtttcaattatttcttaTATGTGTTGAATgggaaaaatttgaaattgaatggAAATACCACTGTTGATAAATACCAAACtgcttttttcaatgaaacTGGTGATTACATTACTGGTGAAAATACTGCTACTGAAGAAACTGAAGCCAATGAATCAGAATTTGTATTGATTGGTGGTAAAATTTTAAACCAAAAACCAGTTCAATATGGTCCATTTGTCGCATCAAGTAAAACAGGAATAACCAAAGCATTATTAGATTATGAGCTTGCTCGAAATGGGTTTGAACATAGAGTGAAATGGAATTCATTGATAAGTCGTGGTgtcaataaatcaatggTGACTGGTCCATTGAATGGATGTCCAAAAAAGAGAGCCGCTGATAAGAAATCATATTTGGATTCAAAAATCTAA
- the PRN4 gene encoding Prn4p (Protein with similarity to pirins; induced by benomyl treatment; flow model biofilm repressed) has protein sequence MSARSIAKIVTARQQAEGVGARVRRSIGVINQKSFNPFLMFDHFSSSGTNGFPEHPHRGQETITLVLHGAMAHEDFTGSKGILYAGDLQFMTAGKGIVHSEMPVANEDGSPTVGLQLWVDLPDALKDTEPRYRDLREWEIPQVVTDDGKVTIKVISGRSHGIESIKELAYTPINYYYYKVKAGGKFKQELQPEFNYFLYVLNGNDLYLNGEKKIDQYQNVFFEEEGDYITGENKATEDNKDTEVEFILVGGKKLDQKVVHYGPFVADCEENIEHAIIDYQYAQNGFENRKTWKTLISDGVTKDMIEGPLDGNLDKREATKKSYLESKQ, from the coding sequence atgTCCGCAAGATCAATAGCTAAAATCGTTACTGCTAGACAACAAGCTGAAGGTGTTGGTGCTAGAGTAAGAAGATCAATTGGTGttattaatcaaaaatcaTTCAACCCATTTTTAATGTTTGATCATTTTTCCAGTTCTGGTACTAATGGGTTCCCTGAACATCCACATAGAGGTCAAGAAACCATTACTTTGGTATTACACGGAGCTATGGCCCATGAAGATTTCACTGGATCAAAGGGTATCTTGTATGCTGGTGATTTACAATTCATGACTGCTGGGAAAGGTATTGTCCATTCAGAAATGCCAGTTGCCAATGAGGATGGATCTCCAACTGTTGGGTTGCAATTGTGGGTCGATTTACCAGATGCATTGAAGGATACTGAACCAAGATATAGAGATTTGAGAGAATGGGAGATCCCACAAGTAGTCACTGATGATGGTAAAGTCACCATCAAGGTTATTTCGGGAAGATCACATGGTATTGAATCAATCAAAGAATTGGCTTATACTCCAATCaactattactattataaAGTTAAAGCTGGAGGTAAATTCAAACAAGAATTACAGCCAGAATTCAATTACTTTTTATATGTTTTGAATGGTAATGATCTTTATTTGAATGGTGAAAAGAAGATtgatcaatatcaaaatgtGTTTTTTGAAGAGGAAGGTGATTACATAACTGGTGAAAATAAGGCTACAGAAGATAATAAAGACACAGAAGTAGAATTCATATTGGTTGGTGGGAAAAAATTGGATCAAAAGGTCGTTCATTACGGACCATTTGTTGCTGATTGtgaagaaaatattgaacATGCTATAATAGATTATCAATATGCTCAAAatggatttgaaaatagaaaaacaTGGAAAACTTTGATTAGTGACGGGGTGACAAAAGATATGATTGAAGGTCCATTGGATGGTAATCTTGATAAAAGAGAAGCAACCAAGAAATCATATTTGGAATCCAAACAATAA